A portion of the Actinomycetes bacterium genome contains these proteins:
- the polA gene encoding DNA polymerase I, protein MTTADRSTERPRLLLLDGHSLAYRAFYALPVENFSTTTGQPTNAVYGFTSMLINALRDERPTHLAVAFDVSRQTFRSEEYPEYKATRSATPDDFKGQVSLIQEVLGALNVPVLQVDGFEADDVIATLTSQAEAAGFEVDIVSGDRDAFQLVSERTTVLYPRKGVSDLARMTPAAVEERYGLTPTQYPDFAALRGDPSDNLPSIPGVGDKTAAKWVREFGSLAELIDRVDEVPGKAGESLRAHLAEVERNRRLTELVRDVPLDLGPLDLALRPWDRDAVHKVFDALQFRVLRDRLYQTLTSTEPEAESGVEVTVSALPPGELAAWLGSHAANAQRCGVAVHGTWGRGTGEVSAVAVAAADGSAAWFEPAELSEADDRAFAAWCADPTAPKALHDAKGPLLALRARGYDLQGVTSDTALSAYLVLPGQRTFDLADLSLRFLKRELRADDEGTGQLSFDGAEEAASVEVLGVRAAAVMALADVLDAELQAKGQTPLLRDVELPLVRVLADLEHVGIAVDADHLAHLEAHFAGEVKAAAQAAYAVVGREFNLGSPKQLQGILFDELGLPKTKRIKTGYTTDADALQGLFAQTGHPLLEHLLRHRDMSKLLVTVEGLQKSVSDDGRIHTTFNQTVAATGRLSSTDPNLQNIPIRTDEGRRIRQAFVVGPGFDSLMTADYSQVEMRIMAHLSGDEGLIAAFASGEDLHTTVASRVFSVPASEVTPVMRGRIKAMSYGLAYGLSAYGLSQQLGVTPDEARGLMDEYFERFGGVRAYLHDVVDEARRTGYTETIMGRRRYLPDLTSDNRQRREMAERMALNAPIQGSAADIIKVAMLRVDDGLRAAGLASRVLLQVHDELVLEVTDAEQPEVEVLVRAEMAGSYPLRAPLDVSVGYGRTWDDAAH, encoded by the coding sequence ATGACCACCGCCGACCGGTCGACCGAGCGGCCGCGGCTGCTGCTGCTCGACGGGCACTCGCTGGCCTACCGGGCGTTCTACGCGCTGCCGGTCGAGAACTTCTCGACGACGACCGGCCAGCCGACGAATGCCGTCTACGGCTTCACCTCCATGCTGATCAACGCGCTGCGCGATGAGCGGCCCACCCACCTCGCGGTGGCCTTCGACGTCTCCCGGCAGACGTTCCGCAGCGAGGAGTACCCCGAGTACAAGGCCACCCGCAGTGCGACTCCAGACGACTTCAAGGGGCAGGTGAGCCTGATCCAGGAGGTGCTGGGCGCGCTGAACGTCCCGGTGCTCCAGGTCGACGGGTTCGAGGCGGACGACGTGATCGCCACCTTGACCAGCCAGGCGGAGGCCGCCGGGTTCGAGGTCGACATCGTCTCCGGTGACCGGGACGCGTTCCAGCTGGTCAGCGAGCGGACCACCGTCCTGTATCCCCGCAAGGGGGTCTCCGACCTGGCCCGGATGACCCCGGCTGCGGTCGAGGAGCGGTACGGCCTCACGCCGACTCAGTACCCCGACTTCGCCGCCCTCCGCGGCGACCCCAGCGACAACCTGCCGAGCATCCCGGGGGTCGGCGACAAGACGGCGGCGAAGTGGGTCCGCGAGTTCGGCTCGCTCGCGGAGCTGATCGACCGGGTGGACGAGGTGCCCGGCAAGGCGGGGGAGTCGCTGCGGGCGCACCTGGCCGAGGTCGAGCGCAACCGTCGGCTGACCGAGCTGGTCCGCGACGTCCCCCTGGACCTGGGGCCGCTGGACCTGGCGCTTCGCCCATGGGACCGGGACGCCGTCCACAAGGTGTTCGACGCCCTGCAGTTCCGGGTGCTGCGCGACCGCCTCTACCAGACCCTCACGTCGACCGAGCCGGAAGCGGAGTCCGGCGTCGAGGTCACGGTTTCGGCGCTCCCGCCCGGGGAGCTCGCCGCCTGGCTGGGCTCGCACGCCGCCAACGCCCAGCGCTGCGGGGTCGCCGTCCACGGGACCTGGGGGAGAGGGACCGGGGAAGTATCGGCCGTCGCGGTGGCCGCCGCCGACGGCAGCGCGGCCTGGTTCGAGCCGGCCGAGCTGTCCGAGGCCGACGACCGGGCGTTCGCAGCCTGGTGCGCCGACCCGACCGCCCCGAAGGCCCTGCACGACGCCAAGGGGCCACTGCTGGCGCTGCGCGCCCGCGGCTACGACCTGCAGGGGGTGACCAGCGACACCGCGCTGTCGGCCTACCTGGTGCTCCCCGGCCAGCGCACGTTCGACCTCGCCGACTTGTCACTGCGCTTCCTCAAGCGCGAGCTGCGCGCCGACGACGAGGGCACCGGCCAGCTCTCCTTCGACGGCGCGGAGGAGGCCGCGTCCGTCGAGGTGCTGGGCGTGCGGGCCGCTGCGGTGATGGCCCTCGCGGACGTGCTGGACGCCGAGCTGCAGGCAAAGGGGCAGACCCCGCTGCTGCGCGACGTCGAGCTGCCGCTCGTACGGGTGTTGGCCGACCTGGAGCACGTCGGCATCGCCGTGGATGCCGACCACCTAGCCCATCTCGAGGCCCACTTCGCCGGCGAGGTGAAGGCCGCCGCCCAGGCGGCGTACGCGGTGGTGGGGCGGGAGTTCAACCTCGGGTCGCCCAAACAGCTGCAGGGGATCTTGTTCGACGAGCTCGGGCTGCCCAAGACCAAGCGGATCAAGACCGGGTACACCACGGACGCCGACGCGCTGCAGGGGCTGTTCGCGCAGACCGGGCACCCACTGCTGGAGCACCTGCTGCGGCACCGGGACATGTCCAAGCTGCTGGTGACGGTGGAGGGGCTGCAGAAGTCGGTCTCCGACGACGGCCGGATCCACACCACGTTCAACCAGACCGTGGCGGCGACCGGGCGGCTGTCCTCGACCGACCCGAACCTGCAGAACATCCCGATCCGCACCGACGAGGGACGCCGGATCCGGCAGGCGTTCGTCGTGGGGCCCGGCTTCGACTCGCTGATGACCGCCGACTACAGCCAGGTCGAGATGCGGATCATGGCGCACCTGTCCGGCGACGAGGGCCTGATCGCCGCGTTCGCCTCCGGGGAGGACCTGCACACCACCGTCGCGTCGCGGGTGTTCTCGGTGCCGGCGTCCGAGGTGACCCCGGTGATGCGCGGCCGGATCAAGGCGATGTCGTACGGGCTGGCCTACGGGCTGTCCGCCTACGGGCTGTCCCAGCAGCTCGGCGTCACCCCGGACGAGGCGCGCGGCCTCATGGATGAGTACTTCGAGCGCTTCGGCGGCGTGCGCGCCTACCTGCACGACGTCGTCGACGAGGCCCGCCGCACGGGGTACACCGAGACGATCATGGGACGGCGGCGCTACCTGCCCGACCTCACCTCCGACAACCGGCAACGGCGCGAGATGGCCGAGCGGATGGCGCTCAACGCGCCGATCCAGGGCTCGGCCGCGGACATCATCAAGGTCGCCATGCTGCGCGTCGACGACGGGCTGCGCGCCGCCGGGCTCGCCTCTCGGGTCCTGCTGCAGGTGCACGACGAGCTGGTGCTCGAGGTCACCGACGCGGAGCAGCCCGAGGTCGAGGTGCTGGTCCGGGCCGAGATGGCCGGTTCCTACCCGCTGCGGGCACCACTCGACGTGTCGGTCGGCTACGGCCGCACCTGGGACGACGCCGCGCACTGA
- a CDS encoding glycosyltransferase family 4 protein, translating to MQRLTPVSAARAPHVAFLNWRDTDNPEGGGSERYVERVAASLVQAGYRVTIVCAAHRNAPDDEVRDGVRFVRRGSKLGVYPAAATAIATHRLGHVDVVVDVQNGVPFLSRLVTRRPVIVLVHHVHREQWPIVYGRVRARIGWWVESWLAPRIYRNCQYVAVSEVTKRELAELGIRAERVAVVHNGTEEVPIRPVERSPVPTLIVLGRLVPHKRVEHCLQAVAELRTTMPGIRLVVVGDGWWSDRLNAEAQRLGVDDLTEFTGFVNEKRKHELLAQSWVLALPSLKEGWGLAVVEAATHGTPSVAYHSAGGVAESIVDGVTGVLVDDDVRAFTDTLHQLLTDRDLRESLGAAARDRAKSFTWVQTAESFGIVLNAALSGTRRVAATDPRVSVSTAQRLP from the coding sequence ATGCAGCGCCTGACCCCCGTCAGCGCCGCCCGGGCGCCGCATGTCGCTTTCCTGAACTGGCGCGACACGGACAATCCGGAAGGCGGAGGTTCCGAGCGCTACGTGGAAAGGGTCGCCGCCTCGCTGGTCCAGGCCGGGTATCGGGTGACGATCGTCTGCGCCGCTCACCGCAATGCGCCCGACGACGAGGTGCGAGACGGAGTGCGGTTCGTCCGTCGAGGCAGCAAGCTCGGCGTATACCCAGCGGCCGCGACCGCGATCGCCACTCACCGGCTCGGTCACGTGGACGTCGTGGTTGACGTGCAGAACGGGGTGCCCTTCCTCAGCCGCCTCGTGACCCGCCGGCCGGTGATCGTGCTCGTCCATCACGTGCACCGTGAGCAGTGGCCGATCGTCTACGGCCGCGTTCGGGCCCGGATCGGCTGGTGGGTCGAGTCCTGGCTCGCCCCCAGGATCTACCGGAACTGTCAGTACGTCGCCGTATCAGAGGTGACCAAACGCGAGCTCGCCGAATTGGGGATCCGCGCGGAACGGGTGGCAGTGGTTCACAACGGCACCGAGGAAGTCCCGATCCGACCCGTCGAGCGATCCCCCGTCCCCACCCTCATCGTTCTGGGAAGACTGGTGCCACATAAGCGGGTTGAGCACTGTCTTCAGGCGGTCGCGGAGCTCCGGACGACAATGCCGGGCATCCGACTCGTGGTTGTCGGTGACGGCTGGTGGTCAGACCGGCTCAACGCGGAGGCGCAACGGCTCGGCGTGGATGACCTGACGGAGTTCACTGGCTTCGTCAACGAGAAGCGCAAGCACGAGCTGTTGGCCCAATCCTGGGTGCTCGCCTTGCCTTCGCTCAAGGAGGGATGGGGTTTGGCCGTCGTCGAGGCAGCCACTCACGGCACCCCCTCGGTCGCGTATCACAGCGCTGGGGGGGTCGCCGAGTCCATCGTCGACGGCGTGACCGGCGTCCTGGTCGACGACGACGTCCGCGCATTCACCGATACGCTGCACCAGCTCTTGACCGACCGGGACCTGCGGGAATCGCTCGGCGCCGCGGCCCGAGATCGTGCCAAGTCCTTCACCTGGGTTCAGACGGCTGAGTCGTTCGGGATCGTCCTGAACGCGGCGCTGAGCGGCACCCGCCGGGTCGCCGCGACAGATCCTCGCGTCAGCGTCAGCACAGCTCAACGACTGCCGTAG